DNA from Polaribacter sp. NJDZ03:
AAATATTTTTTCCTTCTTTTCCTATTTTAACAACTAGTTCTATTTCGTAAATTAATTCGTTTGTAATGCTACTAGGGTATTCTACATCACAATTAACAGCTAAACTACTTTCTGGTTTTGAAAAAATGAACTTTTTAGCATTCTTTTTTTCGGAAATGTCTTTCAAGTCAGTAACGTAATTACTTCCAATTCCTAATATTTTCATTTTAAATTTGTTTTAATTATATAAGGTAAATTTAATAAAAAAATCCACCAAAAAATATATTTTCTGATGGATTTATAACTTGTTTAAAAGCTTTTTTTAAGCTTCTGCTTTTTCTGTTTTAGAAAAATCTACTACAACTTGGTTGTGTAAAATATCTTGAATTGTTTGTCTTTTTCTAATAAGGTAATCTTTTCCTTTGTGTACCATAACTTCTGCAGGAATATAGCGAGAGTTGTAGTTAGACGCCATTGAAAAACAATATGCACCCGCATTGTGGAAACATAAAACATCTTCTTCTGAAATCTCTGCAATTCTTCTGTTTGATGCAAACGTATCCGTTTCACAAATATAACCAACTACAGAGTAATAACGATCTCTTCCTTTTGGGTTAGAAATGTTGGTAATATGGTGATAAGAATCGTACATCATTGGTCTTACCAAGTGATTAAAACCTGTGTCTACATGTGCAAAAACCGTAGAAGTTGTTTGTTTAACAACATTTACTTTTGCTAAAAAAGAACCTGCTTCTGAAACTAAGAATTTACCAGGCTCAAACATTAAAGTAATGTCTTTACCATAATCTGCACAAAATTCATTGAATCTCTCTGATAACTGCAAACCTAATTGCTCTATATCTGTAGAAATATCTCCTTCTTTATAAGGCACTTTAAATCCACTTCCAAAGTCGATAAAATCGATGTTTTCGAATTGTTTAGCAACATCAAATAAAATATCAGAGGCACGTAAAAAAGTATCGATATCTAAAATATCAGAACCAGTGTGCATGTGAATTCCGTTGATATTCATTCCCGTATTTTCTACCACACGTTTAATATGAGGTACTTGGTGAATAGAAATTCCGAATTTAGAATCGATATGACCCACAGAAATTTTAGAATTTCCACCTGCCATAATATGTGGATTGATACGCACACAAACAGGAATGTCTGGATGTTTTTGTCCGAATTGTTCTAAAATAGAAAGGTTATCAATATTAATTTGAACACCCAATTTAGCAACTTCTTCAATTTCTGATAAAGAAACACCGTTTGGCGTGTAAATAATGTCGTGAGGCTCAATTCCTGTAGTTAAACACAATTGTACTTCTTGATAAGAAACAGTGTCTAAACCAGAACCTAAGTCTTTAAAGAACTTTAATATATTAATATTAGAAAGTGCTTTTACAGCATAATTTAACTTTAAACTTTTAACGCTGCTAAAAGCATTTGTTAACCTGTTGTATTGAGATTCTATTTTATCTGTATCGTAAACATATAAAGGACTTCCGTATTTATTTGCTAACTTTATTAATTGTGCGTTTTTCACTTTGTTTTATTTTATATCAGACGTCAAAAGTAATAAAATTGTTGGGTAAATAATGACTTGTTTAAAAATATAACATATTGTTTTTTTTTGTGATTTTTATGCGGAATTTGTATTTTTGAAGGAGTGTTAAATTTGATAATTTTTCCTTAATTTCTTTAGATTTTATTTTTATAAGTTGATAAAATTTAGATAAAAGAATCGTTGAAATCCTGTTGATAACTAATTGGCTGAGTCCTTTTATTTTAGCTTGTTTAATGCTATTTTAGCAAGGCTTCAAACCTAACAATAGTAACATATTTCATGAGTCAAGAAACAAAATATACCGAAGATAATATCAGGTCTTTAGACTGGAAAGAGCACATAAGAATGCGTCCGGGAATGTACATTGGTAAATTGGGCGATGGGTCTTCTGCAGACGATGGAATTTACATTCTTGTAAAAGAAGTTTTAGACAACTCTATAGATGAGTATGTTATGGGCGCCGGAAAAACCATTGAAATCTCTATTCATGGAAGCAAAGTTATTGTTAGAGATTATGGACGTGGAATTCCTTTAGGTAAAGTGGTAGACGTAGTTTCTAAGATGAATACTGGTGGAAAATACGACTCTAAAGCGTTTAAAAAATCGGTAGGTTTAAATGGAGTTGGTACAAAGGCAGTAAATGCACTTTCGTCATTTTTTAGAGTAGAATCTTCTCGTGATGGTAAATCTGCTTCGGCAGAATTTAGCCAAGGAAACTTAGAAAACGAAGAGTTTTTAGAAGAATCTTCTCGTAGAAAGGGAACCAAAGTTTCTTTTATTCCGGATGAAGAAATTTTTAAGAAGTACAAATTTAGAAATGAGTATGTTGCAAAAATGCTCAAATATTATGTGTATTTAAACCCAGGTTTAACCATAATCTTTAATGGCGAAAAATTTATTTCAGAAAACGGACTGAAAGATTTATTGGAAGATAACAACAATGTAGATGATATGTTGTACCCAATAATTCACTTAAAAGGAGATGATATAGAAGTTGCCATTACGCATAGTAAAACACAATATTCAGAAGAATACCATTCTTTTGTAAACGGACAACACACCACGCAAGGTGGAACGCATCAATCTGCGTTTAGAGAAGCAATTGTAAAAACAATTAGAGAGTTTTACGGCAAAGCTTTTGAAGCTTCAGATATTCGTAAATCTATTATTTCTGCGGTTGCCATTAAAGTAATGGAACCTGTTTTTGAGAGTCAGACAAAAACAAAATTAGGTTCTACAGACATGGGAGGAGACTTACCAACTGTAAGAACTTATATAAACGATTTCTTAAAAACGAAATTAGATAATTACCTGCATAGAAATACTGATGTTGCAGATGCATTACATAGAAAAATTGTTCAGGCAGAGAAAGAACGAAAAGAGCTTTCCGGAATTAGAAAACTAGCAAAAGACAGAGCTAAAAAATCTAGTTTACACAATAAAAAATTACGTGATTGCAGAGTTCATTTAGGTGATACAAAAAAAGAAGCCTATTTAGAATCTACACTTTTTATTACCGAGGGAGATTCTGCCTCTGGTTCTATCACAAAATCTAGAAATGTAAATACACAAGCGGTTTTTAGTTTAAAAGGGAAACCTTTAAATTCGTATGGATTAAGTAAGAAAATTGTGTATGAAA
Protein-coding regions in this window:
- a CDS encoding DNA topoisomerase IV subunit B translates to MSQETKYTEDNIRSLDWKEHIRMRPGMYIGKLGDGSSADDGIYILVKEVLDNSIDEYVMGAGKTIEISIHGSKVIVRDYGRGIPLGKVVDVVSKMNTGGKYDSKAFKKSVGLNGVGTKAVNALSSFFRVESSRDGKSASAEFSQGNLENEEFLEESSRRKGTKVSFIPDEEIFKKYKFRNEYVAKMLKYYVYLNPGLTIIFNGEKFISENGLKDLLEDNNNVDDMLYPIIHLKGDDIEVAITHSKTQYSEEYHSFVNGQHTTQGGTHQSAFREAIVKTIREFYGKAFEASDIRKSIISAVAIKVMEPVFESQTKTKLGSTDMGGDLPTVRTYINDFLKTKLDNYLHRNTDVADALHRKIVQAEKERKELSGIRKLAKDRAKKSSLHNKKLRDCRVHLGDTKKEAYLESTLFITEGDSASGSITKSRNVNTQAVFSLKGKPLNSYGLSKKIVYENEEFNLLQAALNIEDGLEELRYNNIVIATDADVDGMHIRLLLITFFLQFFPELIKEGHLYILETPLFRVRNKKETFYCYSQEEKQDAINKLRGKPEITRFKGLGEISPNEFVHFIGDDIRLDPIMLDKEMSIEQMLEFYMGKNTPDRQKFIIENLKVELDTIEDEESLS
- the lysA gene encoding diaminopimelate decarboxylase; its protein translation is MKNAQLIKLANKYGSPLYVYDTDKIESQYNRLTNAFSSVKSLKLNYAVKALSNINILKFFKDLGSGLDTVSYQEVQLCLTTGIEPHDIIYTPNGVSLSEIEEVAKLGVQINIDNLSILEQFGQKHPDIPVCVRINPHIMAGGNSKISVGHIDSKFGISIHQVPHIKRVVENTGMNINGIHMHTGSDILDIDTFLRASDILFDVAKQFENIDFIDFGSGFKVPYKEGDISTDIEQLGLQLSERFNEFCADYGKDITLMFEPGKFLVSEAGSFLAKVNVVKQTTSTVFAHVDTGFNHLVRPMMYDSYHHITNISNPKGRDRYYSVVGYICETDTFASNRRIAEISEEDVLCFHNAGAYCFSMASNYNSRYIPAEVMVHKGKDYLIRKRQTIQDILHNQVVVDFSKTEKAEA